CAACATAGCACAGATCAATTAAATAAGTTATTAGGCGCTATTCAAGTTTCACCTAATGGGGTGTTATTACTCGATCAAGACTATAAAATTGAATGGTGTAATGCCACCGCTGCACAACACTTTAGTTTAGATTCTGAGTTAGACTTACAACAGCATATTACTAATTTAGTAAGAGATCCTAAATTTATCGCTTATTTAGAAAGTAATAACTATCAGAAACCTTTAAAGCTAGCATTAGGCCATGATGAAGGGCAAAAACTATTAATCCAATTGCATCCCTATGATGAAGGGCGCTTACTGCTACTAACCAATGATATTACTCAATTAGAGCGTGTTGAACGAATGCGGCGTAATTTTGTGGCGGATGTATCACATGAGATTAGAACGCCCTTAACTGTACTAAGTGGCTTTATTGAGACGATTCAGAATTTGCCATTAGATGAGGCTGAGCGTAAACACTATTTAGATTTAATGCAACAACAAGGTGACCGTATGCAGTCACTGGTTAACGATTTATTAACCTTAGCTCGTTTAGAAGATAGCCCGCCACCACCTATGGATCAATGGGTGTCTGTAAAAAGTATCTTAGAGCATACGAAAAATACTGTACAAGAATTATCAGCAGGTCAGCATAAGATTACCGTTAACAGTTTTGATAATGTTGCCATTGCAGGTATTGAATCTGAGCTTATTAGTGGGGTAGCTAATATTGCTGTTAATGCGGTACGTTATACCAAACAAGGTGGTAATATTGATATTAGTTTTAAACTGATTGATGGCGAAGGTGTGTTTCAAGTTAAAGATTCAGGTCAGGGAATTCCCGCACAGCATATTAAAAACTTAACCCAACGTTTTTACCGTGTGGATAAAAGTCGTTCTCGTGATACTGGGGGAACAGGGTTAGGCTTGTCGATTGTAAAGCATATTGTGTTACGACATGGTGGACGTTTAGATATTAAAAGCATAGAAGGCAAAGGCTCTAGCTTTAGTCTAGTTTTTCCAACTAATAGAATTAAGCAACTAGAATCACAAAATAGCCAAGCTGGTTAATGATAATTCACTAACCAGCTTTTTATGCTTTATAAGTGTGGGATAGTGCTGGGAATAAGAATATCTTGATTAACTTGGTTGATATCAGTTAGGCCACAAAAGGCCATGCTTAGATCAAGCTCATTGCGGATAATGTCTAAACACTTGGTAACACCTGCCTCTCCCATAGCGCCTAAACCATAAAGATAGGCTCGGCCTATCAATGTTCCTTGCGCCCCTAAGGCAATAGTTTTTAGTACATCTTGCCCTGATCTAATACCACTGTCTAACCATACCTCTGTGGAAGAATTTTTTAAAGCTTCAACAATAGAGGGTAAGACCTGAATGCTTGAGCAAGCACCATCAAGCTGGCGGCCACCATGATTGCTGACAATAATAGCATCAGCCCCTGACTCAGCAGCAATTTTGGCGTCTTCATCATCTAAAATACCTTTAACAATCAGTTTGCCACCCCATGCTTTTTTTATCCATTCTAAATCTTTCCAACTTAGGGTAGGGTCGAATTGTTGGCTTGTCCAAGAAAATAGAGAGCTAGGGTCATCTATCCCTTTAACATAACCAACAATATTACCAAAAGAGCGACGTTTAGTTTTTAGCATTTTCCAACACCAAGCTTGTTTAGTTAGAAGATTGAGCCAGTTTTTTAAAGTAGGTTTAGGTGGCACAGATAAACCATTTTTTAAATCTTTGTGGCGTTGACCTATTATTTGTAAGTCTAAAGTGACCATTAGTGCATCACAACCAGCCGCTTTAGCTCTATCTATAAGACTTAGCATAAAGTCTCTATCACGCATTACATAGAGTTGGAACCAGAAGGGTTTTGCTACATGGGTAGCAATATCTTCCATAGAACAGATACTCATAGTAGAAAGGGTATAGCGACAGCCAAAGTTAGCTAATGCCCTAGCCGCTAGTATTTCGCCATCTGGATGAACCATCCCAACTAAACCTGTTGGAGATATAGCTACGGGCATAGTCATATCTATACCTAGCATACTTCTTTTAAGGGTGCGTCCTTCCATATTGCGAGCTACTTTTTGGCGTAGTTTTATTTTTTGAAAGTCTTCTGTATTGGCTTTATAGGTAGATTCTGTCCACGAACCTGAATCTACATAATCATAAAACATCTTAGGTACACGACGTTTAGCAATAACACGTAGGTCTTCGATATTAGTTATGACAGTCACTTTCATTACCTTATATTTAATGTTTACTATTGTGATAGATAAACATAATAGATAGTTTTTATGTGGATTAGTTTTATACTAAGTTTAATTTAGATAAAATGTAATTAACAGCAATAAAAAATATGCATTTTCTGGGTTAATAGCCACCTAGTTATAGCTTTAACAAAAAAATAATATAAGAATAAGGTGTTTTTTTAACAAGAAGACATGATAGTAATTCAATTCGTTTAATTAATAACTATCAGCTGACATTGCTTTAATAAGTTTTTTAAATCAAATGGTTATGTTTATTTTAAAATCTTTTAAGCTATTTTTAAGATAATTTGTTAAAATCCGCGCTATTTTTAAAATTAATAAGGTTAATGATGACTCAGGCAACAACAAATAATAAAACCTCATTAAAGCGATCATTAAAAGCACGTCATCTATCTATGATAGCCATTGGGGGCTCTATAGGTACGGGGCTATTTGTTGCATCAGGAAAAACCATTGCACAGGCGGGCCCTGGTGGTGCTTTATTGTCCTATATTGTTGTAGGCATAATGGTTTACTTTATTATGACCAGTTTGGCAGAATTAGCTTCTTTTATGCCAACCCCAGGCTCGTTTGCCACTTATAGTGCAGAGTATGTGGATGAAGGCTTTGGTTTTGCAATGGGGCTTAACTATTGGTATAACTGGGCAGTAACCATTGCGGTTGACCTTGTTTCGTTGCAATTGGTAATGGCTTATTGGCTACCTGATGTAGCAGGGTGGAAGTGGAGTGCTATCTTCCTGCTGATTATGTTTTGGCTAAACTATATTTCTGTAAAAGGATTTGGTGAGGCAGAGTTCTGGTTTTCATTAATTAAAGTGGTCACTGTGGTTGTGTTTATTGTACTAGGGTTATTAATGATCTTAGGCATTATGCAGGGTGGCGATACAGGTGGCTGGAAAAACTGGACGATGGGCGATGCCCCGTTTGTAGGAGGGTTCTCCGCCATAATAGGGGTAGCCATGATTGTTGGCTTCTCGTTTCAAGGAACAGAGTTAGTAGGTATTGCAGCCGGTGAGTCAGAGAATCCAGGTAAAAATATTCCGATTGCAATCCGTCGTATTTTCTGGCGTATTTTATTATTTTATGTATTTGCTATCTTTATTATTAGCTTTTTAATTCCTTATACAGACCCACGCTTATTAAGCAATGCAGAATCTGATATCGCAGTAAGTCCATTTACGTTGGTATTCCAACATGCTGGTTTATTATCAGCTGCTACAGTAATGAATGCAGTTATTTTAACAGCAGTACTTTCGGCAGGTAATTCGGGAATGTATGCATCATCACGGATGCTCTATGCACTGGCTCGCGATAGAAAAGCACCTGCTATTTTTGCCCGTTTATCAAGCAACGGTGTACCACGTAATGCACTACTTGCGACTACCTTAATTGCCATGTTGTGTTTCTTAACCTCGATGTTTCAAAGTCAAGAGGTCTATGGATGGTTATTAAGTATTTCAGGTATGACAGGCTTTATTGCTTGGTTAGGTATTGCTATCAGCCACTATCGTTTTAGAAAAGGTTTTGTAAAGCAAGGCTTAGATTTATCTAAACTACCTTATAAGGCAGGTTCTTTCCCCTTTGGACCTATATTTGCCTTTATTATTTGTATGATTATTGTAATAGGGCAAGATTATCAAGCATTTTGGGCTGATAATATAGACTGGAAACGAGTGATTTCTACTTATATTGGATTGCCCTTATTCTTTGCTATTTGGTTAAGTTATAAATTCATTAAGAGAACTAAATTTGTTCGTTATGAAGAAATGAAATATCCAGAGTTTAGAGAAGAAGATGAGAAGTAATCATTTGTATGATTAATAAAAAAGCACCTTAAAGGTGCTTTTTTGTGTTTACTGCCTAGGTTTTACCCAAAATAGTTCATGGCTACGTACTGCCTTACGGAAGAATTCATTTTCACCTGCTGGTGGATGTTCGCGTTCAGTGATAAGCGATTGAATTAAACGGCGTAAGCGTCTTTTAATCGATAAGGGTGGTTGTAGATCATGTTCCATCGCTAACGCCATTGCTTTATTAAGCTGGGTTTGCTTACTCAGTACAGGACTCCATAGCGCATAAGCAGGTAATGGGTCTACAGCAGGTGGCAGAGCAATGCCTTTATAAGCAGGCCCCATTGGCCAACGATCATTATCATGCAAATGATTAGCATACAGTAATTGCGTGCTAGGTTGCCAAGTGGTTGTTTGTAATACTTCTTCTACCAATAAGCTTGCTTCTACATGGTCTTCATGAGGGTCTAGTTGTGGATGAGGCATGATAATAACTTCGGGCTTAAAGTGCTCAATTAACAAAGTAAGATCATTCTTTAAATTATGCCATGTGGCTAAACCATCGTTATCACTAGGTAGTGGTAAGGAGTTAAATAGACGAACTAGGCGCGTATCTGTTTCACCAGACTCTTTTGAACCAAAAGATTGCTCAGGTTGCTGGTGCATAGCTTTTAATTGTAAGCAATAATAACCCAATTGGACACTGTTACTAGGATTAACACCACCCCATAAAGGAATTGCAATACTATCCCAACTTCTTAAACGTCCTTTGAGTTGAGCTGCTTCTTGTTTAGTTAGGTTAAGCGTTTGTTGATAATATTCAGCCTCAATTTCGCCTTGGGTAAGGGTGATAATACTGGCATCTGAGCATTGACTATATTGTCCAAAGGCAGCCAGCTCAGCATCATCAGCATGAGGTGCAATAACCATCATACGTTGTTGGCTGTAGTCGGGATTAGTAAAGCCATAAAGTATTAATTCACCTTTAATATGGCAGTGCTTAGTGGAAATTGAAATAGTGCCTTGCTGTAATTCATCAGCTAGACCTGATAAATTAATATAGCGTAACCCTTGTACACCTCGTTCAAAATCTTGTCGATCAGTGAGTTGATTGGTTTTAATAATAACTTGTGGGTCTAATAAGTGACCCATAAAAGAGGTTTTTAAGTTAACAGCCAGAAAAAGTGTATCTAAGTTATCAGGTAAATTATCTAAATCAATTTGCAAGGTATCTTGTTGTAATTGTGCCGCGACTGTAAAGGTATTGGCAGGGAAGTTATAAAGATAATCTTGTTTCGGTGAGTAAAATAAA
This portion of the Entomomonas sp. E2T0 genome encodes:
- a CDS encoding amino acid permease, with protein sequence MTQATTNNKTSLKRSLKARHLSMIAIGGSIGTGLFVASGKTIAQAGPGGALLSYIVVGIMVYFIMTSLAELASFMPTPGSFATYSAEYVDEGFGFAMGLNYWYNWAVTIAVDLVSLQLVMAYWLPDVAGWKWSAIFLLIMFWLNYISVKGFGEAEFWFSLIKVVTVVVFIVLGLLMILGIMQGGDTGGWKNWTMGDAPFVGGFSAIIGVAMIVGFSFQGTELVGIAAGESENPGKNIPIAIRRIFWRILLFYVFAIFIISFLIPYTDPRLLSNAESDIAVSPFTLVFQHAGLLSAATVMNAVILTAVLSAGNSGMYASSRMLYALARDRKAPAIFARLSSNGVPRNALLATTLIAMLCFLTSMFQSQEVYGWLLSISGMTGFIAWLGIAISHYRFRKGFVKQGLDLSKLPYKAGSFPFGPIFAFIICMIIVIGQDYQAFWADNIDWKRVISTYIGLPLFFAIWLSYKFIKRTKFVRYEEMKYPEFREEDEK
- a CDS encoding alpha-hydroxy acid oxidase, which gives rise to MTVITNIEDLRVIAKRRVPKMFYDYVDSGSWTESTYKANTEDFQKIKLRQKVARNMEGRTLKRSMLGIDMTMPVAISPTGLVGMVHPDGEILAARALANFGCRYTLSTMSICSMEDIATHVAKPFWFQLYVMRDRDFMLSLIDRAKAAGCDALMVTLDLQIIGQRHKDLKNGLSVPPKPTLKNWLNLLTKQAWCWKMLKTKRRSFGNIVGYVKGIDDPSSLFSWTSQQFDPTLSWKDLEWIKKAWGGKLIVKGILDDEDAKIAAESGADAIIVSNHGGRQLDGACSSIQVLPSIVEALKNSSTEVWLDSGIRSGQDVLKTIALGAQGTLIGRAYLYGLGAMGEAGVTKCLDIIRNELDLSMAFCGLTDINQVNQDILIPSTIPHL
- the phoR gene encoding phosphate regulon sensor histidine kinase PhoR, whose translation is MSFYKPLFWLLIYIIVAVFIDVYLGAHLANPIIVVIGIFVFVIGWLWFNKKQFNLLISWLKQGAKNKDQYHFAGNCKEIADYVERLLKQRDQENQHSTDQLNKLLGAIQVSPNGVLLLDQDYKIEWCNATAAQHFSLDSELDLQQHITNLVRDPKFIAYLESNNYQKPLKLALGHDEGQKLLIQLHPYDEGRLLLLTNDITQLERVERMRRNFVADVSHEIRTPLTVLSGFIETIQNLPLDEAERKHYLDLMQQQGDRMQSLVNDLLTLARLEDSPPPPMDQWVSVKSILEHTKNTVQELSAGQHKITVNSFDNVAIAGIESELISGVANIAVNAVRYTKQGGNIDISFKLIDGEGVFQVKDSGQGIPAQHIKNLTQRFYRVDKSRSRDTGGTGLGLSIVKHIVLRHGGRLDIKSIEGKGSSFSLVFPTNRIKQLESQNSQAG
- a CDS encoding PIG-L deacetylase family protein produces the protein MSKKQQLLKKHRQKKRLILIGFAIYLLAWIIACFFVPFLACFIPFIIIGIWIIHEAWLADHLFYSPKQDYLYNFPANTFTVAAQLQQDTLQIDLDNLPDNLDTLFLAVNLKTSFMGHLLDPQVIIKTNQLTDRQDFERGVQGLRYINLSGLADELQQGTISISTKHCHIKGELILYGFTNPDYSQQRMMVIAPHADDAELAAFGQYSQCSDASIITLTQGEIEAEYYQQTLNLTKQEAAQLKGRLRSWDSIAIPLWGGVNPSNSVQLGYYCLQLKAMHQQPEQSFGSKESGETDTRLVRLFNSLPLPSDNDGLATWHNLKNDLTLLIEHFKPEVIIMPHPQLDPHEDHVEASLLVEEVLQTTTWQPSTQLLYANHLHDNDRWPMGPAYKGIALPPAVDPLPAYALWSPVLSKQTQLNKAMALAMEHDLQPPLSIKRRLRRLIQSLITEREHPPAGENEFFRKAVRSHELFWVKPRQ